The Culex quinquefasciatus strain JHB chromosome 2, VPISU_Cqui_1.0_pri_paternal, whole genome shotgun sequence genome contains the following window.
gttctagcgtgttgctcgtactgactcagagcaagggttagatgtaggtgtaagggcagtgcgtgttcgtcgggaacctagtgcataagatcggtctaggcccgttcttacactgaaaattgcgaattgcgaagtgCCCCAAtacttgaatgattgaataaggCCACAACTTAAATTTAGTTGGTttgtgtttaaaatttaaatccaatccattatcaaattcaagtgttttggcgattgactttttggtattttttattgTGACTATACTAGTGTTTGAGTTTGTGAGTTTGAAATTGATTTAGTTGTtgattgactgattaaaaaaaggttACGTATGTTTGCTAGCACAATTACCTTGCCATTACAGTCCACGATTCATCGTCAGGGTTTTCCCTAAATATCCTTATATTGCTGAATTTATCCATTATGCACCAATAAATATTACCAAGCATATCTCTTCCAACAGGTTCTGCTCGTAGATCTTGAGCAGCTATTCCATTaatataacttttgaatttaACGTTGCGATCAAACTGTGACTCTACCAAAGCCTGCgaaaaaagaaacgtttttattTAATCACGAATTTACTCGCATATTATGCCGTTAACGTTAATGTACCTTGAGAACTCTGAGCTTAACagacaaacttgattttttgtatCCAAAACGTTCCAATTCCCATGCATCTTGCATGGAATACGTATATGCAAATTTAGCCAGCACATTTTCCCATTTACCACTTGGTACTGTTTTTCTGATCTTCCGCAATAGTTTTGTATGAATGTCTTCAATCTTTGGAGCcactaaaataaatataaattaagatTACAACATGTGTAGTGTTAGACCGAaacccgttggttggtcacttttatGTGTTTAGATTGAGCAAGTGAACTGAACAGCGACAAAcacagaaaattcaaaatggatcCTGATATAATCCGATAAAACTAAATACAAAAAGGGGCTCCATAGTCGGGTACCTCCCGGTACTACCCCAGCCGCCGTTTACAcagccgttctacgcataattgtcccatgttcaaaaagtgcaactgagaaaaaggcGATTGGAATTTTTCGACCGTTTTTTGTGTTaatacgcataattgtcccgtgagtCCCTATTCACCCCATAAGTTCCTAATcttcccagttagcagtttatcactcttatttgtaatcctcttgctatatatacacaacaggtaaacaagacaatACTTTGTAAAACTGATAatttcgtgatagaaaatacttggtgggacaattatacgtagaagtaagaaaaaagtcatgcttgtgcttgaacatcctcctactttgtagatgtaaacaaagtgggatcattcgaaaatgacgttacgcattctctctatagggggatggcgtcgctatttttagaccacattttccactttttctcatcgaaaccgactactttatcgacttcattttgctgggcgagataggacgccgtctatttttagacgatgactcagcacttttacactcttgcgcttaaaaaaaccaggtggcagcacgatgtaacgccacgtccctatagagttatctaagcccgagctcacgcacactagcaccccatttgttttgctggcgggtacaaaatttaacctcaatctttttcgtgtacgtacacgcaatacatgcgcacgtagataactctattcatcacccaggccGAAATAAGCCCCTGAATTTCGGAGTTTGTAATCGCGAAAATACGTATTCCCCTAATCGCGTTTTTTGAAGAAGGCTTAAGAAAACTGCCGTATCTTAGTATGTTCTCTGTTTGGCATGGTTAATAAGCAGTAAGCAAACAGTCTGTCAAGTCTGCCGACGTCCAGTTTCACCTTAATATTTCGTGACGTTACAATGCAGACTTTTACAAAATGAGTGGTTTCATTGCTTTGTAACGTCATGAAAATTATCAAtgcgaaaaaaataccaatttctTTCCACCTAGTTGCTTTCGACGGgaaattattacttttttttagaatatgggtcattccacctgaagtgtgcaagaaaaaatgcaaatttgaaaattaccatctccgattctgctcaaatttggcagagctgttgagactatcaaaaccagggctgtggagtcggagtcggagtcggagccggagtcggtggagtcgggtctttttggggacctggagtcggagtcggagtcgtcaaaactcgaacagctggagtcggagtcggagccggagtcggctaaattttaagagctggagtcggagtcggagtcggagccgaagatttctgataacccggagtcggagtcggagttatcttaaattcaacaaaaaatatgtttttttttattgttcagtatctACTATATTACAgcataatttacaaaacttcttatgtttttaattgttttttacgTCGCATGCAATGCGTcgccattttttaattttttttagagatttatcagatgccattatgtttttgaagctttttattgtgattagaaagctctaattgtgttatttcactataatcactaaatgataacctcttacccaaatatgtagtatcataatttgaaaaaatatacaaaatattggttatgtagtcagacatatCTAATTGATTCTTTACTGCATCtttttgcctatatttatgtgccctttcaattcaaatttgaccaaatttcatccagttctttctgaaaaaagaacacacacagtcatcttttaccccgatagcgaatgtcttggaggttttaagttaaatcatttttaggaaaataaggtacataaaaagattaaaaatagtaataacTGTTTTAGgaaatcgaaaaagagtcactgacagtataacttttgtaacaaataatcaacgataataataatCTCTTACGTGGAACTCAACAtgtgcattttgtttataactgagtacaagaaaatcaaagtgttgcatttaaaataattgaaactaactaaaaatatcaaaagaagttgcaactaattttgaaataatcattgaatgttgatgttgatgttgattttaggtaaactattttgatatcgttgcaaattatcgttgaacaaatctcagacttcagtacaaaaatgaacttataaaaaaatgtatagaagaaaatgtaggattttaatttatttttcaaatattattaaaaaaaatgaaatcaaaatattatcaacccgtaagaattttctcatactgtatgtcccacgccaatatgacggaaggtgattatcattgcaaatcaatgtaccttaaaataatgaaatacttgtgacctagaaaatattttacttgtggatatttgttttttattatattttaagtttttttcgtatattttgatggaggcgcaagatcattcataaagcttcgttttaggtgaagattcacgaagtatcgtgcgcctcctttttaatgtatatttatttttaaaatcaaaataaattaaaacattccagggtaaaatattttccttgtcacagatatttgaaaaggacctctTAAGCGActtttccacgaagaaattgttcagatacattgatttgcaataataatctccttcagccatgccgtgatgtccatgtacgccttaaaaaaaaacaaaaaaaaatgttttgtttaaaattgtcatttaaaaaacaacgtgcctgtcactgtgcttcttataaatgtcagcctgaaaatgagaaaattgaatttttatgatcaatagatcattaaggccaggtttcttttaattgggtactaaagccctatgccaatttttatgtaaaacggtaaaaaacacgattaaaaaccatttctgatcactatttttcattttaatgcaaaatttttttttgactatacaacattttttcgatggatcaactatggtccccttggaacgagctgtcaagtagaagcttttctgtcaagaaggacagcgaggttaatttttcaaaattgatttaaaaatcaatttttaactctttgtggtcaTTGGGGGTcattgcactcagaaaaataagctttatcgctgtaaacaataatatcagcaatctaagcttcattttaggacccaattatttattcaaaaataacaatttaatatttaaatttattagctttgaatacattatttgcaaatttgaggttaagcaaataaatccaaatttacttacaaaactgttcttctcaaaatgcttctaaaactgaaattattttttgatttctgtttccataacgtataaaacttgtaacctagaatttttttttttcgttttgtgattcgtacttatttttcttgagaaaaacatgtcgcttagagagtattgaaataatcctatttatcaatgttttaaaaataattaacttataatagttgactaacttttgaaacatttaaaaatatctggagtcggagccaaccatttgttgaaagctggagtcggagtcggagtcggctagagttggtaggccggagtcggagtcggagccaaccatttgttgaaagccggagccggagtcggctagtctgagaaagccggagtcggagtcgtttgaaatatgacccgactccgcagccctgatcaaaacatgcaaaaatcccgaatttcatccaaatcggaccaccccctccatttttgtaccctcccaaaaaatcgactttttggcgatttttgagcgaaacccaaCAAGCATAACAATACTTTAAACGTAAATGCCAACCAGAataagctgagtgccgttaagaagagctcttagtgccgatgcatgtctgcatATGAGTTAATACTTCACTTGTGTCAAAAGATatgtttctaaattttttaaagtaggAAAATATTGGTTTTAAAAGCCATTCAGTATGTTGAATCCATGCCCAACTTCATTTTTGCCATGacattaagttttaaaatgatcCCGATGGTCTACTAGCCCGCATAATGTGTCAtgaatactatttttacaatttcagaACACCCATTCCCCCCCCAGTTTTTGCTACTCTAAAAAGCATCATGGTTTTCTTAAATGAAAATGAGTCGAATCGAAAAAGGGATTtaaccttcatttttttttgacagttcgtaGCTGATATCTGATAAGGTGATATCTGacatatcgatgcctctgtgctctcttgtactaagcttgctggttttcctgtCTAGTTAGCATAGGAGAGCACAGCAggtagcaggcgtgcgatgtacctCCGATTTACCACAAAGTTGAACCATAAATCAAGAGGCAGTGGTAACTCTGCGTTACTCTATGGTAAGACGTTATTCAACGTCAATACaaaattaaagaagaaaaatcaaaaaaataaacaagacgaataatttttttagttgaaaaaagtttgtgaaacaaataaaaaataaggaccaaatcaataaaaacatttagCGTATcctgcccaagtaacattttttgttgcgcATCCTTAAATGCAACTATTTCGTAACACCCAAAATGTGCTATCGCAACATAGTTAGAACACTCGTGGTGCCCTAAAAAGCGCACGAAAATGTTGTGTTGGCAACATTTAGCCACATGTTTTCAACTTTGTTTCGACGAAGTTGCAGAAACAACTTATTTGTCAAAAtatgtcggtaaagtagtttgTTGTGTTGCCATTATGTTGTCATTTATTTTGCCCGaaacaaaaaatatcgttttaaacataaaaaaaaacaaatgtgtcCCCCTGTCGGGATTCTAGACTGGTACCTTCAGACCCTCACACCATGCCTCTACCACTGAGCCACGGACACGGGGTTGGGCACAAGGTTGATCCGTAGCGCATTGGATTTACTTCCGTAAATATTCCATAAATATCGTAAATATAGGTAAATATTATTCACCTGCACGATATTCGGCACAACATTTTGTTCAGTGTGGATAATGACAGTTAAGAACTGTCACTTGTTTGTTTTCTTCGTTTACAAACTGTCACCGCACCGCTCGAGcttgaggtattttttttcacttgcgGAACCGATCCTCGCAACAACCTTCCCCGCAATCCACCAGCAACCTGTGCAAGAAGCCCAGTGTGGATCTGCGCTCCGACCTCCGAATTGCCGACAAGACCATCGACTGCCTCGGACTTGGGGTGAGTAATCCTCCGATCTTTTGCTTCATTTCTAATCGTTCTGCCTTTGCAGATTTTACCGGAGGTCGATCCGACGGTGCGGATTTGCGACGGCTGTGCCGAACGCGTCGACGCGCAGCACGCCTTCCGGACGCGAGACCTGCACAACAATAGTTACGTCGAGAACGGGCTGGAGGACAAGGAAGACGAGGACGTGTGCCGGTTCTGCTTGAAGGCGGATGGCGGGGCGGCGTTGGTCGAGTTGTTTCCAGGCGGCGGCGGGAGCGTGGCGGATGAGGTGCAAACGGTGCGGGATTGTTTAGGGGTTGAGATCAACAGCTGGGATAAGTTGACGAAGATTTGCGGGGATTGTATGGGCGGTGTTGAAGAGTTGGCGGAATTTTCACCGACAGCCGTGCCGGTGAAGCTGGAGGACGTGACGGATCGTCGGATTCGTACAGCATTGGCAGTGAGAATGGGGACGGAAGTGAGGGTTTTGAGTCGGACAGTTCGACGGCGGATAACGGGGAGAAGCGTGGGGAAAAGCGGAAGGTCGCGGCACGGTCGCTGCCGTGGATTGGAAGTGTCCACGAGGTTACGAAGGTTACAAGTCTAAATGTTTGAACGGAGCGGAGGATGGAGTTCAAGCGAAGGTGAAGGCCAATAAtgtggatatttaaaaaatcctccAGCAGAAGGATCCCGCGCGCATCTTTAAGGTGCTTCTGCACATGGTCAGACAAATGACAAATTCGGCAAATAACAACCGTACGCCatgattattgttttttttttcatcacatTTAAAAATAGGTACAACAAAATACAGCTGAAACCACAAGTAAAAAGAAAATCCAAGAAACTTCAATGTTCGTCTCTCATTGAACTCCAGGTGACcaaattaagtcaaataaatttaaaacatgcATATGGAACAGTTGGATGCGTCTGCAACGTAATCGCGTGCAGGAAGTAATCGCCGGCGACTTTTCCTTGGTTAGTACAAACGCGTCCCGGACGAGTCTCCGATGAACATCTGCACCAGCTGCGGGCCGGCCA
Protein-coding sequences here:
- the LOC119766259 gene encoding uncharacterized protein LOC119766259, which gives rise to MPLPLSHGHGVGHKVDPNLCKKPSVDLRSDLRIADKTIDCLGLGILPEVDPTVRICDGCAERVDAQHAFRTRDLHNNSYVENGLEDKEDEDVCRFCLKADGGAALVELFPGGGGSVADEVQTVRDCLGVEINSWDKLTKICGDCMGGVEELAEFSPTAVPVKLEDVTDRRIRTALAVRMGTEVRVLSRTVRRRITGRSVGKSGRSRHGRCRGLEVSTRLRRLQV